The genomic interval GGCCGGCTCGTCGTCGGCGCCGAGGTGGCGGGAAGCGGCAGCGGGAGTCCGGCGCCGGCGACCGACGGGGTCTGCGCGGGCGGGGTCTCCGGGTCCGGGTTGTAGGCGGGGATGATCTGGGTGCCGGGTTCGGCCGTGAGGTCCAGGTACACGTTGAGGTAGTCGCCCTTCACGCCGCGCAGCACCTCGTCCGTGAACGGGTAGGTGAGCAGCACCTGGAGGGAGTCGGGCAGGTCGTTGCCGGAGTCGGCGAGGGCCTTCAAGGTGGGGGCGAGGGCCTTGAGGTCGGCGATGGTGTCCGCCTTGCTCCGGTTGATGGTGGTGACGGCGACGTCGGAGAGGGTGTCCAGGGAGCGGAGCATCGTCATGAGCGATCCGCGCTGCTTCTCCAGGACCTTCATGCCGGGGCTGAGCTTGGTGAGGACGGTGCCGACCTGCTCCTTGCGTCCGGCGAGGGTGCTGGAGAGCCGGTTGACGCCGTCGAGCGCGGCGGTGATGTCGCCCCGGTGGTCGTCCAGGTTGGTGACGAGCTTGTCGACCCGGTGGAGCATGGATTTGACCTGGGGTTGCTGCCCGCTCAGGGCCTTGTTGAGTTCGGTGGTGATGGTCTTGAGCTGCTGGACGCCGCCGCCGTTGAGGAGCATGGACAGGGCGCCGAAGACCTCTTCGACCTCGGGGTTGCGGTTGGTGCGGCTGAGCGGGATGCGGTCGCCGTCGGCGAGGGTGCCCTTCTCCTTGCCCTTGGCGGGCGGGGCGAGCTGGACGTACTTCTCGCCGAGCAGGCTGGACTGCTCCAGCCGGGCGTAGGCGTTGGCGGGCAGGTCGATCTTCCCGTTCACCTTCATGGTGACCCGGGCCTGCCAGCCGTCGGGCGCCAGCGAGATCTTGGTGACCCGGCCGACGGCGACGTCGTTGACCTTGACCGAGGACTGCGGGGAGAGGCTGAGCACGTCCCCGAAGTCCGCGGTGATCTCGTACGGGTGGTCGCCGAGGTCGGCGCCGCCGGGGAGCGGCAGGTCCTCAATGCCGG from Streptomyces drozdowiczii carries:
- a CDS encoding MCE family protein produces the protein MNRRPRRPADLGTTGGPILVALGLCCTLFVTGCGAPHFSGIEDLPLPGGADLGDHPYEITADFGDVLSLSPQSSVKVNDVAVGRVTKISLAPDGWQARVTMKVNGKIDLPANAYARLEQSSLLGEKYVQLAPPAKGKEKGTLADGDRIPLSRTNRNPEVEEVFGALSMLLNGGGVQQLKTITTELNKALSGQQPQVKSMLHRVDKLVTNLDDHRGDITAALDGVNRLSSTLAGRKEQVGTVLTKLSPGMKVLEKQRGSLMTMLRSLDTLSDVAVTTINRSKADTIADLKALAPTLKALADSGNDLPDSLQVLLTYPFTDEVLRGVKGDYLNVYLDLTAEPGTQIIPAYNPDPETPPAQTPSVAGAGLPLPLPATSAPTTSRPTDSKGSNR